TCAAATCATCTACTATGCGGTATAAGTCAAGAATTTAGTGATTTGGCAAACATCCGCCAATATTATGGGCAAGCGCTTAAAACCGTCGATATTGCCTTGAAACTTGATATCGGTAAAAGTCTGTTATTTTATGACGATGTCATGCACTATCACATGATCGATGAACTCCAGAAAAATTTGGAAGTGAACAATTTTTTTGACCCGCTCGTAAGAAAATTGATTTTATTCGACAATAATTATAAAACGAGCTTTACCTATAGCTTATATACATTTCTAAATAATGAAAGTGATTATGTTGAGGCTGCGCGAATTCTGCAAATCCATAAGAACACTATGGTTTATCGGATTAAACGAGTAAAAGAAATCCTAAATACCGACCTGAACAATAATAATGCCATCCATCACATGATGCTGACCTTTGATTTATTAAAATATTTGCATGGTGAAAATTTTTGGGAACATATCAATGCCATTTCTGTACAATAGCTGTAGCCTTCAAAAATATCATCTGGCTCAAAATTGACTAAACCGTAAATCGGTATACTTTGATCTTTACAGGCAAGTTCTATTTACAATATTTTCAATCTGTGAGAACATGAGTTAATTCTTATATATTCTTACGGAGGTTGGTTTCTTGATTGATTTTTATGCTCTTGGTTTGTATCTCAGAAACTGGATCCAAATAATTACTTGCTTTTTCCGCACGAGATTAATATCTAATCTTGCCAAAGACATGGAGATTCTTATCCAAGCTCCTGCCTGGTTGGCAATCAGCTTTGTTCCTCGTTAAGCCGGAAACGGTAATTGGCTGGCATCGGAAGTCCTTCAAGCTTTTCTGGAGACGGAAGTCCCGAAAATCCGGCAGACCTAAGATCTCTCCCGCAACTATAGCCCTAATCAAAAGAATTCATCGGGAAAACCCTTCACATGAAAGATGAAATAGACATTTCTCAGTGCACAACGTTTGAAGAAATCCACCAAGCGATCAGCGACTGGACTGATTATTACAATATCGAGCGATACCAATGGGATTTGGCAAGATTAGCTCCACGGGAGTATTACAAGTACCTCGTTACAGGAGAATACCCTTTAACAATACCAAAAGCAAAAGGTAAAAATTGAAAGTAGGTGGGGCTCTGCCCCACACCCCGAGGTTTTTCGCTTTGGTTTCCAGGGAGGCAGTGCTTACCTTCAAAAAAAAGAAGCGGTGCTAATACGCATCGCCTCCCTTGTAAACCCACACGGGCGCTCGGGTCGCTCCTCAGCGTTGCCCTATCCTCCCTTGTGGTAAAGCACGGTTAGTATAACATAAATACCTATTTGATTGGAACGTTAAAAACCCAAATTGTCCTTGACATGGGGTACACATTAAACATTCTGTATGCCTTGTTTCGATGATTCGGATTAATATTTTGAATTGAAGAATGCCTTTAGCTTCTTAACTCAGTCTTTCATTGTCATAGGGATTTTTCTTTCAGTCTGGCGTTCTGCACAATCAAATCAAATGCAATGTATCTGTATTATCTCTTGCCCGATCCACCGCAGGAAGGACAGATCACTTGCCCGCTGCCACCGCATCTTGAGCAAAACACAGTTCTTTGCGTCTGCTTATATTGTTTTGAAACGGGGTCATATGCCTGCTGATATTCAATTTTACTTCCTGTGCCGCTGCAATAGGTGCATATACTTCGCCCCGATCCGTTGCAAGTACCGCAGTTTGAGCTGCCGGTCGAGCCTCCCGAACTCCCCTGGCCGTTGCCGGCGGAAACAACGCCCGAAGTTCCGGCGCTTGGAACGCTTAGCCCTGCCGTACCGGAGGCAGCAAGGTCAATCGTTGTGTTTGTGTCTAAGGTGGCGGCACTGCGGTCACTGGAAAAATCAACAATGCCATTGTCGAATATAGACAGAAACAAGAAGCTCGGTACATAAAGACAACCGTCGATACAAACAGCAGTCTCCGTTCCTACTGCCTTAATGCTTTTTCGTCCATAGGTCATTTCCGCAACGCCAGCCGTTACCTTGAGTACGCTGCCATTAATCTTGGTGGTCAGTGCGCTTTTATCTTCGCTGCAAAAGCACGCTATCTCTATATGGGCCAGCACATCTTCTAATGGGTAATACCCACATTTAGGACTGTCCGGATAGGTAAACGGCAAATTATCCGTTGACACCTCGTTGCCGTTTATCACTAAACGGTAGCGCGTTCTGCTCTCGTCATCCTCAAAGGGAAACGTTTGCTCCTGCTCGTTTTCCAGCGCTGCATTTTCTCCAGTAGTTGTTTGCTCAGGTGATGACTCAACGGGGTTTTGGTTTTGATTACAAGCGCTTAGTGTGACACAAAGCATTGCAGCCAAGATTAACGCCAAAAATCTACGTTTCATATTCATCACACCTTTCTAATTTTTTTGTTTTCCTTGTTCTCCTTGACATCAAATTTACCCTCCTTTGGACAAGTTACTCTCCTTCAAGCGTATTAACACATCCTGCAGAATAGCCGTTACTCCGCTCCGGTTGCCGATGAATCCTTCGCCCTGCGCCCACAGAGAATCAAAGTGAGCTTGAAACTCCCGCACAAGCAAAAGTTGGTCAGAGTGGATCATCACCGGCTCTGGCCCGCTCCAATGATTTATCGCCACATGATGATTTTGCTTAAGCTGCCAGCAGTTGTTGGCATGAAGCAGGGTAATGTCATCGAGAATCAATAAATTGAAATTCGGAACGCAATTGAGGTAGTGGACATAGCCGCTTAAAATAGCGGCACAGCCCTCGGCGTCCAAGATTACAAAGCCCTTGTTCATAAAATACAGTCCCGGCATCCGACAAAAGCCGTCCTGCGCAATTTTGTTCAGTCTTGCCAGGGAAAGTATCTCACGGAACACCGCACCACCTTTCAGCGTTTCGTCCATACCGGACTTGAAGCGGATAAACTCCGCACTACGCCACGAAAGTTCTTCCTCGTTGTGCCCCTGGGTTCCCAAAAAGCGATCGTAGGCATACGGGGTCATATACATAGGGTTAATATTATCTTTGACCACATCAAGAGCGCCGGGGGTGGCAAACTCCGAATAGATGATTTCCAGGATGTTGCGGGAATAATCGTCGCCGTAAATATTCAGCACCGGTTGGGCGTAGCGAATCGTCTGCTCAAAGCTCTTTTGCGTTTCCTGGACAAAAGCCGCGTCACTAATGATCATTGCCACGGACGGAGCTGCATTTTTCGGTGTTTCGGTAATCAGCACCGCGTATTTTTCGGGAATGATAAGGTGCATCTGATTGGTGACGGTCTGCGTCAGGCCATGCACCACCGACAGCCGGATATGCCCCGAAACCAGCGATTGCATATAGGTGTCGATCAGACGGGACATCGCCTGCGTATTGCCCGAAATGCAGACTAACAGCCGGATGCGCAGTTTGCTCTTGGCAATCATGTGCAGGAGCAGTCGGGACACGTCTTCGCTGACCACAGTGGCGATCTCGTCATTAGAGAGAAAAATATCCACACCGCTTTCATCAGCCAGCTCCGCTAAAAGCGGCTCCAGACCAAGGGCAATATCCAAATACCCGATTTTGACCAAACTTTCGGAATCATTGACGGAGAATGTCCGCGTTTTTTTCAGTATGCTTTCTTTGGTGACCAAAGCAGACGGTGAGCTTCCAAGATTGCGGCGGAGAGCTTCGCCGTCGCTTGCCAACCACATGATCAGGTTTTGCTTGGTACGATACACGGTGGAAATATCGGTGGGAAGCCCGTCTTTTTCAAACTGTGCTTTTAGCCATTCGATGTCATAGACGCGCTGGCTGCGTGCCAGTATGTATTCGGCAAGCGCATCCATTGGTACGCTTGACGCCTTAAGCAGGCGCTGCCCGTTCAGCCACCGGCTGACTAGAGAGGGGTCAACCATGAGCGCCTTGGCCAGTTCATTATTGGAAATGCCGAAATAGTCCATCATTAATTTTAGTTTTTCGGTAGGTTGCATCATGGCTTCCCTCTTTCCTCAGCAAATGCCGTTGGCTACAGTCTTTTTTCTGCTTATCGGTTATTTTTTAGCGAGTATTGGTTAGCGATGATCATTTAGCGTTCCTGTTCCTGTAATCTTGGCAATGTCCCCACCAAAATAAGCATACAAGTCGATTGTCCCGTTATTTATCAGGGAACCGGTTTCGTTATATAAACTCCCGCCATCCTTGACGGAGATAAAGCCGTTGTTTGTCAGGGTGCCAAGATTTTTAAACTCCGAGCCTCTTTCAATAAGCAGTTGTCCACCATTATCCACGATATAATTACCGTTATTGTCGGCACTGCACATACCGGAACTGGCCGTTCCGCTGCTTCTTACTGTCACCGAGCCGTTGTTGATGAAACTGCAGATACCGCGATTAAAGGTACCCTTTACGATGATTGCCCCATCATTTGTAATAGAGCCTCCCACCGGAATGAATTCGTCGCTGATGGTGAGTGTAGTTCCTTTTTTGATATATATTGCCAGGTCATCTTCGCGTTCGTATTCGAGCTTGCTCGTAATTTCCATATCAGAGCCGACATTGATCACCGTAATCTTTGTATCTGCCACCGCAGTCTGAAGTTCGGCAAAGCTGGACACAATGATCTCACCGGAATCCTGTGAGACAGGTTCCGGTGACTTCGTGGGTTCCGGCGTTGTTGCTTTAGGCGTTGCGGCCTTCGGCGTTGTAGCTTTTGGCGTTACAGCTTTCTGAGGTGTCACGGTTTCGATTGGTTTTGTGGCTTTAGAATCACCTGAAACAGGTTCCTGAGTCTTGTTCGTTTCCGACGTTACGACTTTCTCGACCGTTCCTTCGGCTTTTTGCGGATTTTCGGTTTCCGTTGAAGCAGGATTCTCCGTAGCAGCGGGATTTTCCGTATTGGATGCCTTCCCGCAGCCGGTGAACAATATGGTCATTAGGCAAACCAATACTAAGATTAAAATTGTCTTTTTCATGATCATTCCTCCAAAATTTTATTTATTTTTGTCAACCTGTCATTGACAAATCCATCATATCAAGCGATAAACGGGAAAAGGTGTGCTGGCTGCACACCTTTTCCCGTTTATTTTTGAAAGACTTCTCCAGTTCGTCAAAACCGTCCAAAGACGTAAGAGCAACTACGTGATTTCCGAGAGTTTACCAATGATATATTTTGTTTTCAAGGTTTCATTTTCATTTCTACGGCATTCTTTTTGCTTACAGAGTGCCAAAATAAACACAAAGCCTGTCAGTCCGAAAAGTGCCAGCAAAATACTGATCAGGTACAGACTGCTTTCATGGAAAATGCGAACCACGCTAACCGAAAGAACAATATAGAATACGACCATAGCGGAAATCAGTCCCACGCCCCACGGGAGAATGTTCATGAGCCCCATAATATAAGCTGTGACCAAGAGTCCTGCTGATAATACGGCAACAATCCAATGTTTCAGGTAGGAGGCCGTAGGGATTTCACCGACACAGCCATCACAAAGGGCGGCTCTGACACTGCCTTTTTTCCTGAAATGCGTCCTGTCTGCCAAGGTGGAATGTTCATATACCTTATGCGTTTGCAGACCATACTTCTCAATTACGCGGCTGTCCGGAGAATATACAATCTCGCGGCGGGTATAGATATCATATTTGTCTATATCGTCACACCAGCATTCCTTTTCTTCACCACACTTTCCGCAGCGTGTGAATTCCCGATGCAGTGTTTTCTTCTTGAGCATATCACTTTCCATTTGTTTCGTTTGTTTCATGTTTTACCTCCGTTCATTTGCACCATACGCATAATCCTGCCTACAGCCAGTCCAGCCATAGCTGTTTTGACATAGTTCAGCGCCCAATGCTTGATTGTATTCTCTGCTCAAGAATTGCGGTGTTCCTATTTCAAATAATATTGACATATTTATGTATGAGGTTGTATCAAAGTAAGGTAACGATCACCATGATCGTCTTCATCGCCGTGGTCGACATGCATTAAATACGTCCTGTGCTGTTGTGCCTGGGCCTGCTCTCTATATTCGTCAGGGAGATAAGGGCTTTTATACAGTTCATGGAGTAACGACATGGCCAGGATGTTTTCTTCGGTCACCTTCTCCCGGCAGGTATCCTGTGCTACAACGAAAGATTCCAGCAGTTCGATAAACTCTACGTTAATTAAGGGGGCAAGCTGATCCACGCCGAGAGGATCTCCGTAATACACCGCACTTCCGCTGTGATTACTGATGATTTTACTGATCTCATAATATGGCGCATTGAACTTCCGGGGGCGCAGTTCGTCCAATTCCGATAGCGCCTCTCCACGAACCGCAGCGTTGGTTGACAACGCCTGCCTGATGCATTCCCGGATGCGGACGGAACAATCCTGTCGCGTACTTTTCTTTTTCTCAAAAAAATCGTCGTTTTCCTCCAGGTCAATCTCAGCTTGAGAGTGGGCGTCATAATCGTGCCTTTCGGCGAGTTCCTTTTGGTAGCACATGATCTCCCGCGAAGCATAATCAAAAGAACGATCATCCGCACTTATCTGGCGCAGCACGTCAATATTGCCAACTCTTCGCAAAAGGTCGGCCTTGAGAAGCAAAACCTTGCGGCGTTTTCTTTTGGTATAGCATTTGGGCAGCAGCTGATCCACTAAAGCTAAGCACCTGACGCGCAGCCTGGCGGCATTTTCTATGTCTTCCTCATCATCGCATACCCAGGCCGCGCACAAATAATTGCGGATACTGCCGGCGAGGTCTTTTCTTCGCTCTAAATACAGCGCGTATTTTTCAAAGGTAAGTGCGAGCTCCGGCAAAGTATCCGACCCTTTAGTCTCCGCATAGAGCTGCCTGAGTACCGTTTCCTTCAGGCGGGGCTTTTTCCGGATGTCAGCCGCCACATAGCCGCAATGGGGACATTCCTGGACCCAGACTTTCATCGTAGAGCGCAGCATCTCCGCGGGACGAAAATCCAGATCCGGCTCTCCGAACACGCTGTAGGAGCCAAGCTCTGTCTGCACACTCGCTTTCCCGCAGACGGCACAGACTACTTTTATTTCCATAAATGTGGACATGGCGGCACCTCCATTTTGGACAATAGCTTGGGATGTTCCTCAATACTGTGGGCTGCTTCGTCTGCCAGCAGCGCAAGCTCTTTTTCAAAAATCAGCTGCCAGCGGTCGCGCTCATCCAAGGCATCATCTTTCTCATTCATCTCTAGTACTGCTGCAAACCTGCCCATACGCCGTAACAGGTCGGCTTTCAACAACACATACCGGCATCTTTGGCTTTTTAGCACAGAGCTGGCCAGATCATGCGCAAAATCGAGGGCAAAACGTCGCATGGTACGCGCGCGGGTGGCCTTCTTCATATCGTCATAGACCCAGGCGGCATAGAGAAAATGATCGCAGGCATCGGGCGAATTCCCTTCATGCGAAAGGTAGCAGGCATATTTGGCAAAACGTGCCGCCAAGGGAGCATCGGTCAGCTCGTCAAACGGTTGATAACACTGTTTAAGTTTAGCCGCAGTCTTATTTGCCGGCAAAGTGATGTTCCTTTCGATATATCCGCAGTTTGGGCATTCTTGAAGCCAATACTGCATCGTATAGCGCAAGGACGGCGCCGGTCTGCCGTCCAAATCCGTCCCGCCATCGGTACTAGACGAGCCGAGTCCGGTTTGCCGGCTTTTTTCGCCGCAGACAGCGCAAGTAACTTCATACTCTGCTAGGGTACTCATTGTTGGCGCTCCTTTTCGTTTAAAGCAATAAATTCCAGCGCGGCTTGGTCGGTCAGCTTGTTCACTGTGTCTTGATGAACGTCGGAAATTTCCACCGCATAGGCGTGGCGAAAGCCGTCGCACTGCTTGGCTTGCTCTAAATATCGTTCTTCGCCCGTTCGATAGAAAAGGTGAAGCCAGATATACTGCGCCTCCCAAAGCTCCGGACAGTCCTTAAAATTGGGGGTGTAGGGGTGGATGGCGATATCCAGGAGCAGTCTTGCCAACAGCTCATAGCTTTCGGCGGAGTCCTTATTCTGTACGGCCTGTCTGGCCATACCCAGTGCCACGTCATACTTTTCAGCAGCATCAGCAAACAGGTCTCGGGCAGCATTACTTCTCGCCATCTCATTACATTCGCAGAACTCGAAGTGTTCACAGCCGTGACAATCCACGGAACCATATTCAAAGCCGCAGGATAATGATCCTTCCCTTGGTGCTTCTTCCAGCTCCCGTGCCCTTTTTTCACTGCCTTCGGCCTCCGCAATCAATTCTTTCAACGAACTATCAGGCATCATGGGGGTGCCTCCGTTTCTTGGTGTGGAAAAGATTTGTCAGATT
This genomic stretch from Dehalobacter restrictus DSM 9455 harbors:
- a CDS encoding helix-turn-helix domain-containing protein; the encoded protein is MANIRQYYGQALKTVDIALKLDIGKSLLFYDDVMHYHMIDELQKNLEVNNFFDPLVRKLILFDNNYKTSFTYSLYTFLNNESDYVEAARILQIHKNTMVYRIKRVKEILNTDLNNNNAIHHMMLTFDLLKYLHGENFWEHINAISVQ
- a CDS encoding IS3 family transposase gives rise to the protein MKDEIDISQCTTFEEIHQAISDWTDYYNIERYQWDLARLAPREYYKYLVTGEYPLTIPKAKGKN
- a CDS encoding DnaJ-like cysteine-rich domain-containing protein encodes the protein MKRRFLALILAAMLCVTLSACNQNQNPVESSPEQTTTGENAALENEQEQTFPFEDDESRTRYRLVINGNEVSTDNLPFTYPDSPKCGYYPLEDVLAHIEIACFCSEDKSALTTKINGSVLKVTAGVAEMTYGRKSIKAVGTETAVCIDGCLYVPSFLFLSIFDNGIVDFSSDRSAATLDTNTTIDLAASGTAGLSVPSAGTSGVVSAGNGQGSSGGSTGSSNCGTCNGSGRSICTYCSGTGSKIEYQQAYDPVSKQYKQTQRTVFCSRCGGSGQVICPSCGGSGKR
- a CDS encoding helix-turn-helix domain-containing protein; the encoded protein is MMQPTEKLKLMMDYFGISNNELAKALMVDPSLVSRWLNGQRLLKASSVPMDALAEYILARSQRVYDIEWLKAQFEKDGLPTDISTVYRTKQNLIMWLASDGEALRRNLGSSPSALVTKESILKKTRTFSVNDSESLVKIGYLDIALGLEPLLAELADESGVDIFLSNDEIATVVSEDVSRLLLHMIAKSKLRIRLLVCISGNTQAMSRLIDTYMQSLVSGHIRLSVVHGLTQTVTNQMHLIIPEKYAVLITETPKNAAPSVAMIISDAAFVQETQKSFEQTIRYAQPVLNIYGDDYSRNILEIIYSEFATPGALDVVKDNINPMYMTPYAYDRFLGTQGHNEEELSWRSAEFIRFKSGMDETLKGGAVFREILSLARLNKIAQDGFCRMPGLYFMNKGFVILDAEGCAAILSGYVHYLNCVPNFNLLILDDITLLHANNCWQLKQNHHVAINHWSGPEPVMIHSDQLLLVREFQAHFDSLWAQGEGFIGNRSGVTAILQDVLIRLKESNLSKGG